A stretch of the Streptomyces ortus genome encodes the following:
- a CDS encoding dolichyl-phosphate-mannose--protein mannosyltransferase — translation MTSTASSTDTRQGQGVEEQRPSWQQRLRRFGYAAGSRDDVRDRLVPAYTEPGPRLWAAIGLRQEAAERIVRWSAWGGPLLITLLAGVMRFWNLGSPKAVIFDETYYAKDAWALIHRGFEVNWAKDANDVVLQHGGSIRIPTDAAYVVHPPVGKYVIGLGEWMFGFTPFGWRFMTALLGTLSVLMLCRIGRRLFRSTFLGCLAGALMAVDGLHFVMSRTALLDLVLMFFVLAAFGCLLIDRDKARERLAAALPPDADGLVRPDSHTATTTRLGLRPWRLAAGLLLGLAIGTKWNGLYILVAFGLLTVLWDVGSRRVAGARRPYRAVLRRDVGWAFLSTVPVAIVTYLLSWTGWFLSGTDGKGGYYRNWATADGRTSEWSWLFPDWWRSLWHYETQVYDFHVGLHSPHTYQSNPWSWIVTGRPVSYFYESPLPGKDGCPTDAGEKCAREVLALGTPLLWWAAAFAILYILWRWLFRRDWRAGAIACGIAAGYVPWFLYQERTIFFFYAIVFLPFLCLAVAMMIGAMLGPPGATERRRVVGAAATGVLVLLIAWNFIYFWPIYTGQAIPIDSWRSRMWLDTWV, via the coding sequence GTGACAAGTACCGCGTCCTCCACGGACACCCGGCAGGGACAGGGCGTCGAAGAGCAGCGGCCGTCGTGGCAGCAGCGGCTGCGCAGGTTCGGCTACGCGGCCGGATCCAGAGACGACGTCCGCGACCGCCTCGTGCCCGCGTACACCGAGCCCGGCCCACGTCTGTGGGCGGCGATCGGGCTCCGCCAGGAGGCCGCCGAACGCATCGTCCGCTGGTCGGCGTGGGGCGGCCCGCTGCTCATCACGCTGCTGGCGGGCGTGATGCGGTTCTGGAACCTGGGCAGCCCAAAGGCGGTGATATTCGACGAGACGTACTACGCCAAGGACGCCTGGGCGCTCATCCACCGCGGGTTCGAGGTCAACTGGGCCAAGGACGCCAACGACGTGGTCCTGCAGCACGGCGGGAGCATCCGTATCCCGACGGACGCCGCCTACGTGGTGCACCCGCCGGTCGGCAAGTACGTCATCGGGCTCGGCGAGTGGATGTTCGGGTTCACGCCGTTCGGCTGGCGGTTCATGACGGCGCTGCTCGGCACGCTGTCCGTGCTGATGCTGTGCCGCATCGGCCGCCGCCTGTTCCGTTCCACCTTCCTCGGGTGCCTGGCGGGCGCCCTGATGGCCGTGGACGGCCTGCACTTCGTGATGAGCCGCACGGCGCTGCTCGACCTGGTGCTGATGTTCTTCGTCCTCGCGGCGTTCGGCTGCCTGCTCATCGACCGCGACAAGGCCAGGGAACGGCTCGCCGCGGCCCTCCCACCGGACGCCGACGGGCTCGTACGCCCGGACTCCCACACCGCGACGACCACCCGCCTGGGCCTTCGCCCCTGGCGCCTGGCGGCCGGCCTGCTGCTCGGCCTCGCCATCGGCACGAAGTGGAACGGCCTCTACATCCTTGTCGCGTTCGGCCTGCTGACGGTCCTGTGGGACGTCGGCTCGCGGCGGGTGGCGGGCGCGCGCCGCCCCTACCGGGCGGTCCTGCGGCGCGATGTGGGCTGGGCGTTCCTCTCGACGGTCCCGGTGGCGATCGTCACGTACCTCCTGTCCTGGACGGGCTGGTTCCTGTCGGGCACCGACGGCAAGGGCGGCTACTACCGCAACTGGGCCACCGCCGACGGCCGCACCAGCGAGTGGTCCTGGCTGTTCCCCGACTGGTGGCGCAGTCTGTGGCACTACGAGACGCAGGTGTACGACTTCCATGTCGGCCTGCACTCCCCGCACACGTACCAGTCGAACCCGTGGAGCTGGATCGTCACGGGCCGCCCGGTCTCGTACTTCTACGAGTCGCCGCTGCCCGGCAAGGACGGCTGCCCGACGGACGCGGGCGAGAAGTGCGCACGCGAGGTACTGGCTCTCGGCACCCCGCTCCTGTGGTGGGCCGCGGCCTTCGCGATCCTGTACATCCTGTGGCGCTGGCTCTTCCGCCGCGACTGGCGGGCGGGCGCGATCGCCTGCGGCATCGCGGCGGGTTACGTCCCGTGGTTCCTCTACCAGGAACGCACGATCTTCTTCTTCTACGCGATCGTCTTCCTCCCCTTCCTGTGCCTGGCGGTGGCGATGATGATCGGCGCGATGCTGGGCCCCCCGGGCGCCACGGAACGCCGCCGGGTGGTCGGCGCGGCGGCCACAGGCGTCCTGGTCCTCCTGATCGCCTGGAACTTCATCTACTTCTGGCCGATCTACACGGGCCAGGCGATCCCCATCGACTCGTGGCGGTCGCGGATGTGGCTGGACACCTGGGTCTAG
- a CDS encoding nuclear transport factor 2 family protein, with protein sequence MSVTSAGGTPVVAPAGSVGGVPSASAATRAVVEEFIAARVAGDTGRLVELFADRVDWMLAPNPTVPWIRPRSTAAECAAQFTELAEHTVAEDARASVDVFLVDGADAVLMGHLSGTVRTTGKSFEGPFALRLTVEGGRITRHHLYEDGLAIARACAA encoded by the coding sequence ATGTCTGTCACGTCCGCCGGCGGCACCCCAGTCGTCGCCCCAGCCGGCTCGGTCGGTGGCGTCCCCTCCGCCTCGGCGGCCACCCGGGCCGTCGTGGAGGAGTTCATCGCCGCTCGGGTCGCCGGGGACACCGGGCGGCTCGTCGAGCTGTTCGCCGACCGCGTCGACTGGATGCTCGCCCCGAATCCCACCGTGCCGTGGATCCGGCCGCGGTCCACCGCCGCCGAATGCGCCGCGCAGTTCACGGAGTTGGCGGAGCACACCGTGGCCGAGGACGCGCGTGCCTCCGTCGACGTCTTCCTCGTCGATGGCGCCGACGCCGTCCTTATGGGGCATCTCTCGGGGACCGTACGGACGACGGGGAAGTCCTTCGAGGGGCCGTTCGCGCTGCGTCTCACCGTCGAGGGCGGTCGCATCACCCGGCACCACCTCTACGAGGACGGCCTCGCGATCGCGCGGGCGTGCGCCGCCTGA
- a CDS encoding TatD family hydrolase, producing the protein MPSHAEAPPLPDPLRVPVADSHTHLDMQSGTVEETLAKAASVGVTTVVQVGCDLKGSRWAAETAAAYDAVHATVALHPNEAPRIVHGDPDNWSRQGAREGGGAGALDEALAEIDRLAALPQVKGVGETGLDHFRTGPEGIAAQERSFRAHIEIAKRHGRTLVIHDRDAHADVLRILKEEGAPERTVFHCYSGDAEMAAVCARAGYYMSFAGNMTFKNAQPLRDALAVAPLELVLVETDAPFLTPVPYRGRPNAPYLIPVTVRAMAAVRGLDEDALATALSANTARAFDY; encoded by the coding sequence ATGCCTTCCCACGCCGAAGCCCCGCCCCTGCCGGACCCCCTGAGGGTGCCGGTCGCCGACTCGCACACCCATCTCGACATGCAGTCCGGCACGGTCGAGGAGACCCTCGCCAAGGCAGCGTCGGTCGGCGTGACGACGGTCGTGCAGGTGGGCTGCGATCTGAAGGGTTCGCGCTGGGCGGCCGAGACGGCCGCCGCGTACGACGCCGTCCACGCGACCGTCGCCCTTCACCCGAACGAGGCCCCCCGCATCGTGCACGGGGATCCCGACAACTGGTCGCGGCAGGGCGCCCGGGAGGGCGGTGGCGCGGGCGCGCTGGACGAGGCGCTCGCCGAGATCGACCGGCTGGCCGCACTGCCCCAGGTCAAGGGCGTCGGAGAGACCGGCCTCGACCACTTCCGCACCGGACCCGAGGGCATCGCCGCCCAGGAGCGCTCGTTCCGCGCCCACATCGAGATCGCCAAGCGGCACGGCAGGACGCTGGTCATCCACGACCGGGACGCCCACGCCGACGTGTTGCGGATCCTCAAGGAGGAGGGCGCGCCCGAGCGGACCGTCTTCCACTGCTACTCCGGCGACGCGGAGATGGCGGCGGTCTGCGCCCGCGCCGGCTACTACATGTCGTTCGCCGGGAACATGACCTTCAAGAACGCCCAGCCGCTGCGCGACGCCCTCGCCGTGGCGCCGCTGGAACTCGTCCTCGTCGAGACCGACGCGCCCTTCCTGACGCCCGTCCCGTACCGCGGACGGCCCAACGCCCCTTATCTCATTCCGGTCACGGTCCGCGCCATGGCCGCCGTGCGGGGGCTGGACGAGGACGCGCTGGCGACAGCGCTCTCGGCGAACACCGCCCGCGCGTTCGATTACTGA
- a CDS encoding penicillin-binding transpeptidase domain-containing protein, translating into MRSGVKVGIVGGVFAVLVGGAGYGAYNIVSSVSGDGGSSATGAKKTGPPSHDEIAETSEKFFAAWEQGDAATAADLTDNALAAKELLVAYGGQAHIGKVKITPGTATGATVPFEVSATVSYEGRSKPLAYKSELAVVRGKTTGRALVDWQPSVLHPDLKTGDTLVTGEAASPPIEAVDRNGVVLTKGKYPSLGPVLDTLRERYGDKAGGTPGVELAIQHASESAGDSTLVTLAKGKAGKLPTTISAGAQAAAEKAVTRYAESSVVAVKPSTGEVLAVANHRGDAFNAAFQGKVAPGSTMKIITAAMFIDNGVTAMNSPAPCPPTATWQSQTFKNLTGMEPNEKATLANSFMRSCNTAFIKLIDGSDERPLTDESLTTEAQERFGLGKDWKTGIVSFDGSVPASGGPNRAANAIGQGDVQMNPLNMASVTATAITGTFRQPYLVSPKLDDREMATARGLPSGTSGQLKQMMRLTATSGTGAQAMAGLGGDIGAKTGSAEVDGQETSNSWFTGYRGDIAAAAMTEEGGHGGDAAGPIVAAVLRTGG; encoded by the coding sequence ATGCGGAGCGGGGTCAAGGTCGGCATTGTCGGCGGGGTGTTCGCCGTGCTGGTGGGGGGCGCGGGGTACGGCGCGTACAACATCGTGAGCTCCGTCAGCGGGGACGGCGGATCGTCGGCGACCGGTGCCAAGAAGACCGGGCCGCCCTCGCACGACGAGATCGCGGAGACCTCGGAGAAGTTCTTCGCGGCCTGGGAGCAGGGCGACGCCGCCACCGCCGCGGACCTGACGGACAACGCCCTGGCCGCCAAGGAACTCCTCGTCGCCTACGGCGGCCAGGCGCACATCGGGAAAGTGAAGATCACGCCCGGTACGGCGACGGGCGCGACCGTGCCGTTCGAGGTGTCGGCCACCGTCTCGTACGAGGGCAGGAGCAAGCCGCTGGCCTACAAGAGCGAGCTGGCCGTCGTGCGCGGGAAGACCACCGGGCGGGCGCTCGTCGACTGGCAGCCCTCCGTCCTGCACCCGGACCTCAAGACCGGCGACACCCTCGTCACGGGCGAGGCGGCGAGCCCGCCCATCGAGGCGGTGGACCGCAACGGCGTCGTCCTGACGAAGGGGAAGTACCCGTCCCTCGGGCCCGTGCTCGACACCCTGCGCGAGCGGTACGGCGACAAGGCGGGCGGTACTCCCGGCGTCGAGCTCGCGATCCAGCACGCGAGCGAGAGCGCGGGCGACAGCACGCTGGTGACCCTCGCCAAGGGCAAGGCGGGCAAGCTGCCCACGACGATCAGCGCGGGCGCGCAGGCCGCCGCGGAGAAGGCCGTCACGCGGTACGCGGAGTCGTCGGTGGTCGCCGTGAAGCCCAGCACCGGAGAGGTGCTGGCGGTCGCCAACCACCGGGGGGACGCCTTCAACGCGGCCTTCCAGGGCAAGGTCGCCCCCGGCTCCACCATGAAGATCATCACCGCGGCGATGTTCATCGACAACGGCGTGACCGCGATGAACAGCCCGGCGCCCTGTCCGCCGACCGCGACCTGGCAGAGCCAGACCTTCAAGAACCTCACGGGCATGGAGCCCAACGAGAAGGCCACCCTCGCCAACAGCTTCATGCGCTCGTGCAACACGGCCTTCATCAAGCTCATCGACGGCTCCGACGAGCGCCCGCTCACGGACGAGTCGCTCACCACCGAGGCGCAGGAGCGGTTCGGTCTGGGCAAGGACTGGAAGACGGGCATCGTCTCCTTCGACGGCAGCGTCCCCGCGTCCGGCGGCCCGAACCGCGCGGCCAACGCGATCGGCCAGGGCGACGTCCAGATGAACCCGCTGAACATGGCCTCGGTCACGGCGACCGCGATCACGGGCACGTTCCGCCAGCCCTATCTGGTGTCGCCGAAGCTCGACGACCGCGAGATGGCCACCGCCCGCGGTCTGCCGTCCGGCACCTCCGGCCAGCTGAAGCAGATGATGCGGCTCACCGCGACCAGCGGTACCGGCGCGCAGGCCATGGCCGGGCTCGGCGGTGACATCGGCGCCAAGACCGGCTCCGCCGAGGTCGACGGCCAGGAGACGTCCAACAGCTGGTTCACCGGTTACCGGGGCGACATCGCTGCCGCGGCCATGACGGAGGAGGGCGGCCACGGAGGGGACGCGGCGGGTCCGATTGTCGCAGCTGTGCTACGGACGGGCGGCTGA
- a CDS encoding penicillin-binding transpeptidase domain-containing protein, with the protein MGNRRRAPERGRTRTKPAVIGGMIAVVVGGAGFGVYALYGGGAAADAGSASDAKPVKSGPLSAAEVKSTAKAFLTAWQSGDVAKAAAATNDTTAARTLLTGYGKEAHIEDVTLTAKKRSGDAVPFAVKGTVAYKTLSKPLAYESELTVVRRAKDGKPLVDWHAAVVHPELEDGDKLVTGEAGTPPVKALDRDGGELTTAKYPSLGTVLDGLREKYGKKAGGKAGVELRVIRAGSEDAEGGKGADTAKKTDAADKNPDKTLLELSKGTPGTVRTTLSPALQATAEQQVAAKSKASAVMIRPSTGEILAVANSGHGFNTAFQGSLAPGSTMKIVTASLLIEKGLASVNKEHPCPKYSTYGGWKFQNDDKFQIKGGTFKASFARSCNTAFISQAKKLSDDDLTKQAQQVFGLGMDNWAIGVPTFDGSVPVQSQAQKAASLIGQGGVRMNPLNMASVVATAKTGTFHQPYLVPASVDDRTLAKGSRSLSADTQAQLKELLQYTAAAGTAAEAMAGLGPDFGAKTGSAEVDNQKKPNGWFTAWKGDLAAAGVVQQGGHGGETAGPIVAALLKAGS; encoded by the coding sequence GTGGGGAACAGAAGGCGCGCACCTGAGCGCGGCAGGACGAGGACGAAGCCCGCCGTCATCGGCGGGATGATCGCCGTCGTCGTCGGCGGCGCGGGGTTCGGCGTGTACGCCCTGTACGGCGGCGGAGCGGCGGCCGACGCGGGCTCCGCCTCCGACGCGAAGCCCGTGAAGAGCGGCCCGCTGTCGGCGGCCGAGGTGAAGTCGACGGCCAAGGCGTTCCTCACGGCCTGGCAGAGCGGTGACGTCGCCAAGGCCGCCGCGGCGACGAACGACACCACGGCGGCGCGCACCCTGCTCACCGGCTACGGCAAGGAGGCGCACATCGAGGATGTGACGCTCACCGCCAAGAAGCGCTCCGGTGACGCCGTGCCGTTCGCCGTCAAGGGCACGGTCGCGTACAAGACCCTGAGCAAGCCTCTCGCGTACGAGTCCGAGCTGACCGTCGTGCGTCGCGCCAAGGACGGGAAACCGCTGGTCGACTGGCATGCGGCGGTCGTGCACCCGGAGCTGGAGGACGGCGACAAGCTGGTCACCGGCGAGGCGGGTACGCCTCCGGTCAAGGCGCTGGACCGGGACGGCGGCGAGCTGACCACCGCCAAGTACCCCTCCCTCGGGACGGTCCTCGACGGTCTTCGGGAGAAGTACGGCAAGAAGGCCGGCGGCAAGGCGGGCGTCGAGCTGCGGGTGATCCGCGCCGGCTCCGAGGACGCCGAGGGCGGCAAGGGCGCCGACACCGCGAAGAAGACGGACGCCGCCGACAAGAACCCGGACAAGACCCTGCTGGAGCTGAGCAAGGGCACGCCCGGCACGGTCCGTACGACGCTCAGCCCGGCCCTGCAGGCGACCGCCGAGCAGCAGGTGGCCGCGAAGTCCAAGGCGTCGGCGGTCATGATCAGGCCGTCGACCGGGGAGATCCTGGCCGTCGCGAACTCGGGGCACGGCTTCAACACCGCCTTCCAGGGCTCGCTGGCCCCCGGCTCGACGATGAAGATCGTCACGGCCTCGCTGCTCATCGAGAAGGGGCTGGCGTCGGTGAACAAGGAGCACCCCTGCCCGAAGTACTCGACGTACGGCGGCTGGAAGTTCCAGAACGACGACAAGTTCCAGATCAAGGGCGGCACGTTCAAGGCGAGCTTCGCGCGCTCCTGCAACACCGCCTTCATCAGCCAGGCCAAGAAGCTGAGCGACGACGACCTGACCAAGCAGGCCCAGCAGGTGTTCGGCCTCGGCATGGACAACTGGGCGATCGGCGTGCCGACCTTCGACGGTTCGGTGCCGGTGCAGTCGCAGGCCCAGAAGGCGGCCTCGCTGATCGGGCAGGGCGGGGTGCGGATGAACCCGCTGAACATGGCGTCGGTCGTCGCCACGGCCAAGACGGGCACGTTCCATCAGCCCTATCTGGTGCCCGCGAGCGTCGACGACCGGACGCTCGCGAAGGGGTCGCGTTCGCTGTCGGCCGACACCCAGGCCCAGCTGAAGGAGCTTCTGCAGTACACGGCCGCGGCCGGTACGGCGGCCGAGGCCATGGCCGGGCTCGGCCCGGACTTCGGGGCCAAGACCGGTTCCGCGGAGGTCGACAACCAGAAGAAGCCCAATGGCTGGTTCACAGCCTGGAAGGGCGATCTGGCCGCCGCGGGCGTGGTGCAGCAGGGCGGCCACGGCGGCGAGACGGCCGGCCCGATCGTG
- a CDS encoding ubiquitin-like domain-containing protein, whose translation MSSPQYEASQYEAYGPDPHGADGYVAHGRDPYRPAYEYAYGYEYAYEYGNRHGPVYAHELEHQPAYGHEYGLGHGHPGEAWAPDAPTLPRQAAPLAPTTELTAELPTELAPGRPGSPGPTAEPFTGPARSGGRAETRKAARRRRSAERPDVRKLLPQALVVAFLAGGTSAFVADDKAIELTVDGSPRTLHTFADDVGELLADEGVRVGAHDVVSPAPGTALASGEEIAVRYGRPLRLTLDGRSSHVWTTAHTVDEALRELGVRAQGAYVSVPRARRIGRAGLALDVRTERTVTVMADGQARTVRTNAATVGETVEEAGITLRGQDTTSVPAGSFPRDGQTVTVLRITGTKEVSEEALPFEVRRTQDPGLFRGTEVVEQAGQPGLRRVTYALRTVNGVRQKPRLLRSEVVREPRAQVVKVGTKPLPMSVAGADGLNWQGLAHCESGGRPGAVDPSGTYGGLYQFDTRTWQALGGAGRPQDASAAEQTFRAKKLYVRRGASPWPHCGERL comes from the coding sequence GTGAGCAGTCCGCAGTACGAGGCGTCGCAGTACGAGGCGTACGGCCCGGATCCGCACGGGGCGGACGGGTACGTCGCTCACGGCCGGGACCCGTATCGGCCCGCGTACGAGTACGCCTACGGGTACGAGTACGCCTACGAGTACGGGAACAGGCACGGGCCCGTGTACGCGCACGAGCTCGAGCACCAGCCCGCGTACGGCCACGAGTACGGGCTCGGGCACGGGCACCCCGGCGAGGCCTGGGCCCCGGACGCGCCGACACTTCCGCGGCAGGCGGCGCCGCTCGCCCCGACCACGGAACTCACCGCGGAACTGCCCACCGAACTCGCCCCCGGACGGCCCGGGTCGCCCGGACCGACTGCCGAACCGTTCACGGGGCCCGCCCGGTCCGGTGGCCGCGCCGAAACCCGGAAGGCCGCCCGGCGCCGCAGGAGCGCGGAGCGGCCCGACGTACGCAAGCTGCTCCCGCAGGCGCTGGTCGTCGCCTTCCTGGCGGGCGGCACCTCCGCCTTCGTCGCCGACGACAAGGCGATCGAACTGACCGTGGACGGCAGCCCCCGCACCCTGCACACCTTCGCGGACGACGTCGGCGAACTCCTCGCCGACGAAGGGGTCCGGGTGGGCGCCCACGACGTGGTGTCCCCCGCCCCCGGGACCGCCCTGGCCAGCGGTGAGGAGATCGCCGTGCGCTACGGACGGCCCCTGCGGCTCACCCTGGACGGGCGGTCGAGCCACGTGTGGACCACCGCGCACACCGTGGACGAGGCACTGCGGGAGCTCGGGGTGCGCGCGCAGGGCGCGTACGTGTCCGTGCCGCGCGCTCGGCGGATCGGGCGGGCGGGACTCGCGCTCGACGTCCGTACCGAGCGGACCGTGACGGTCATGGCGGACGGACAGGCACGGACGGTCCGTACGAACGCGGCGACCGTCGGCGAGACCGTGGAGGAGGCCGGGATCACGCTGCGCGGCCAGGACACCACCTCCGTGCCCGCCGGCAGTTTCCCGCGCGACGGACAGACGGTGACGGTCCTGCGGATCACCGGCACGAAGGAGGTCAGCGAGGAGGCCCTGCCCTTCGAGGTGCGGCGGACCCAGGACCCCGGGCTGTTCCGGGGCACCGAGGTCGTGGAGCAGGCGGGGCAGCCAGGGCTGCGGCGCGTCACGTACGCCCTGCGGACCGTCAACGGCGTCAGGCAGAAGCCGCGGCTGCTGCGCTCCGAGGTGGTGCGGGAGCCGCGCGCGCAGGTGGTGAAGGTGGGTACGAAGCCGCTGCCGATGTCCGTGGCGGGCGCCGACGGCCTGAACTGGCAGGGGCTCGCCCACTGCGAGTCCGGAGGGCGGCCGGGGGCGGTCGATCCGTCCGGGACGTACGGCGGGCTGTACCAGTTCGACACCCGGACCTGGCAGGCGCTGGGCGGGGCCGGGCGCCCGCAGGACGCCTCCGCGGCGGAACAGACGTTCCGGGCGAAGAAGTTGTACGTGCGGCGGGGGGCGAGCCCCTGGCCGCACTGCGGGGAGCGGTTGTAG
- the rsmA gene encoding 16S rRNA (adenine(1518)-N(6)/adenine(1519)-N(6))-dimethyltransferase RsmA, with translation MTSPASDALLGPADIRELAAVLGVRPTKQRGQNFVIDANTVRRIVRTAGVRPEDVVVEVGPGLGSLTLGLLEAADRVVAVEIDDALAGALPATITARMPERAERFSLVHEDAMRVTELPGPAPTALVANLPYNVAVPVLLHMLDTFPTIERTLVMVQAEVADRLAAPPGSKVYGVPSVKANWHADVKRAGSIGRNVFWPAPNVDSGLVSLVRRAEPVKTTASQREVFAVVDAAFAQRRKTLRAALAGWAGSAPAAEAALVAAGVSPQARGESLTVEEFARIAENKQIAENKQ, from the coding sequence GTGACCAGCCCCGCCTCCGACGCCCTCCTGGGCCCCGCCGACATCCGCGAACTCGCGGCAGTCCTCGGCGTACGGCCCACCAAGCAGCGCGGTCAGAACTTCGTCATCGACGCCAACACCGTGCGGCGCATCGTCCGGACCGCCGGCGTCCGTCCCGAGGACGTGGTCGTCGAGGTCGGACCGGGCCTCGGGTCCCTGACCCTGGGGCTCCTGGAGGCGGCCGACCGGGTCGTCGCCGTCGAGATCGACGACGCCCTCGCGGGCGCGCTGCCCGCCACGATCACCGCCCGCATGCCGGAGCGCGCCGAGCGTTTCTCGCTCGTCCACGAGGACGCGATGCGGGTGACCGAGCTGCCGGGCCCCGCCCCGACGGCCCTGGTCGCGAACCTCCCGTACAACGTCGCCGTGCCGGTGCTGCTGCACATGCTCGACACCTTCCCCACCATCGAGCGCACGCTCGTGATGGTGCAGGCGGAGGTCGCCGACCGGCTGGCCGCGCCGCCCGGCTCGAAGGTCTACGGCGTGCCCTCCGTGAAGGCGAACTGGCACGCCGACGTCAAGCGGGCCGGATCGATCGGCCGCAACGTCTTCTGGCCCGCCCCGAACGTGGACAGCGGGCTCGTCTCGCTGGTCCGCCGCGCGGAGCCGGTGAAGACGACCGCCTCCCAGCGCGAGGTCTTCGCCGTCGTGGACGCCGCCTTCGCCCAGCGGCGCAAGACCCTGCGGGCCGCGCTGGCCGGCTGGGCCGGTTCGGCGCCCGCCGCCGAGGCCGCGCTGGTCGCCGCGGGGGTCTCGCCGCAGGCGCGCGGCGAGTCGCTGACGGTGGAGGAGTTCGCACGGATCGCGGAGAACAAACAGATCGCGGAGAACAAGCAGTGA
- the rsmI gene encoding 16S rRNA (cytidine(1402)-2'-O)-methyltransferase — translation MTGTGGTAAGTLVLAGTPIGDIADAPPRLAAELAGADVIAAEDTRRLRRLTQGLDVQPTGRVVSYFEGNESARTPELVEALVGGARVLLVTDAGMPSVSDPGYRLVAAAVEKDIRVTAVPGPSAVLTALALSGLPVDRFCFEGFLPRKAGERLSRLREVEGERRTLVFFEAPHRLDDTLAAMAEVFGAERRAAVCRELTKTYEEVKRGSVGELAAWAAEGVRGEITVVVEGAPEKTEVLDAGELVRRVRVREEAGERRKEAIAAVAADAGVPKREVFDAVVAAKNAERAAP, via the coding sequence GTGACAGGAACCGGTGGAACCGCGGCAGGAACCCTCGTACTCGCAGGAACGCCCATCGGGGACATCGCGGACGCACCGCCCCGGCTCGCGGCGGAGCTGGCGGGGGCCGACGTCATCGCCGCCGAGGACACCCGGCGGCTGCGGCGGCTGACCCAGGGCCTCGACGTCCAGCCGACCGGACGCGTCGTGTCCTACTTCGAGGGCAACGAGTCCGCGCGTACGCCGGAACTGGTCGAGGCACTGGTCGGGGGCGCGCGCGTGCTGCTCGTGACCGACGCCGGGATGCCGTCCGTGTCCGACCCCGGTTACCGGCTCGTCGCCGCCGCCGTCGAGAAGGACATCAGGGTCACGGCCGTCCCCGGCCCGTCCGCCGTGCTCACCGCGCTGGCGCTGTCCGGGCTGCCCGTCGACCGGTTCTGCTTCGAGGGATTCCTGCCGCGCAAGGCCGGCGAACGGCTCTCGCGGCTGCGGGAGGTCGAGGGCGAACGGCGCACCCTCGTCTTCTTCGAGGCCCCGCACCGGCTCGACGACACGCTCGCCGCGATGGCCGAGGTGTTCGGCGCCGAGCGGCGGGCCGCCGTCTGCCGCGAGCTGACGAAGACGTACGAGGAGGTCAAGCGCGGGTCGGTCGGGGAACTCGCCGCCTGGGCCGCGGAGGGTGTACGCGGCGAGATCACCGTCGTCGTCGAGGGCGCCCCGGAGAAGACCGAGGTGCTCGACGCCGGCGAACTGGTGCGCAGGGTGCGGGTGCGCGAGGAGGCGGGGGAGCGGCGCAAGGAGGCGATCGCCGCCGTCGCGGCGGACGCGGGCGTGCCCAAGCGGGAGGTCTTCGACGCGGTCGTCGCGGCGAAGAACGCCGAACGCGCTGCCCCGTGA
- a CDS encoding 4-(cytidine 5'-diphospho)-2-C-methyl-D-erythritol kinase, which yields MSVTVRVPAKVNVQLAVGGARPDGFHDLANVFLAVGLYDEVTVSPADTLRVTCEGPDASQVPLDRTNLAARAVEKLAARYGRRADVHIHIAKDIPVAGGMAGGSADGAGALVACDALWGTGASRDELLEICAELGSDVPFSLVGGAALGTGRGERLRVLEVGGSFHWVFAVADGGLSTPAVYGEFDRLNEGVSVPEPVASGGVLAALASGDASALAEAVSNDLQAAALSLRPSLASALAVGVDGGALAGIVSGSGPTTAFLVADAEAGGKVADALVGAGVCRAARVAVGPVGGAVVV from the coding sequence GTGAGCGTGACGGTTCGGGTCCCGGCCAAGGTCAACGTCCAGCTCGCGGTGGGGGGTGCGCGGCCCGACGGGTTTCACGACCTCGCCAACGTCTTCCTCGCGGTCGGCCTGTACGACGAGGTGACGGTGAGCCCCGCCGACACCCTCCGGGTCACCTGCGAGGGGCCCGACGCGTCCCAGGTCCCCCTGGACCGTACGAACCTGGCGGCGCGGGCGGTGGAGAAACTGGCCGCGCGGTACGGGCGCCGGGCCGATGTGCACATCCACATCGCGAAGGACATCCCGGTCGCCGGGGGCATGGCGGGCGGCTCCGCCGACGGCGCGGGCGCGCTGGTCGCCTGCGACGCCCTCTGGGGTACGGGGGCCTCGCGGGACGAGCTCCTCGAGATCTGCGCCGAGTTGGGCAGTGATGTGCCGTTCAGCCTGGTCGGCGGGGCCGCGCTCGGGACCGGGCGGGGGGAGAGGCTGCGGGTCCTCGAGGTCGGCGGGAGCTTCCACTGGGTGTTCGCCGTGGCCGACGGGGGGTTGTCGACGCCGGCGGTGTACGGGGAGTTCGACCGGCTGAACGAGGGGGTTTCCGTGCCGGAGCCGGTCGCCTCCGGCGGGGTTCTCGCGGCGTTGGCCTCGGGGGACGCCTCGGCGCTCGCCGAAGCGGTGTCCAACGACCTGCAGGCCGCCGCGTTGTCGTTGCGGCCGTCGCTGGCCTCGGCGCTGGCCGTCGGTGTCGACGGTGGGGCGCTGGCCGGGATCGTGTCGGGGTCCGGGCCCACGACCGCGTTCCTCGTCGCCGACGCGGAGGCGGGGGGGAAGGTCGCGGACGCGTTGGTGGGGGCGGGGGTTTGTCGCGCTGCGCGCGTGGCTGTGGGGCCGGTGGGTGGGGCTGTCGTGGTGTGA